A genomic segment from Lignipirellula cremea encodes:
- the larE gene encoding ATP-dependent sacrificial sulfur transferase LarE → MSTLEEKREALLSYFRSLNNCVVAFSGGVDSAVAAKAAALALGDQALAVTANSPSLASGELDAARQLAEQIGIRHQVVDTQEFQSPQYVQNAPDRCYHCKTELYTQLEAIRQAIGPAVMVNGANVDDQGDYRPGMQAAAEHQVHSPLAACGFTKADVRALAAAWELPVWDKPASPCLASRIAYGEEVTPERVAMVDAAEQVLRGLGLVELRVRYHKGDMARIEAPAASLPLLAEETTRQALTQQLRQIGFRFVTLDLEGFRSGSLNSLIPVETLYHPQKMRT, encoded by the coding sequence ATGTCGACCCTGGAAGAAAAACGCGAAGCGTTGCTCAGCTACTTTCGCTCGCTAAACAACTGCGTGGTGGCGTTCTCCGGCGGGGTGGATAGCGCCGTCGCCGCCAAAGCGGCCGCTCTGGCCCTGGGCGACCAGGCGCTGGCCGTTACGGCCAACAGCCCTAGTCTGGCCTCGGGCGAGTTAGACGCCGCTCGGCAGCTGGCGGAGCAGATCGGTATCCGCCATCAGGTTGTCGATACCCAGGAATTCCAGTCGCCCCAGTACGTGCAGAACGCGCCGGACCGTTGCTACCACTGCAAAACCGAGCTCTACACCCAGCTGGAAGCGATTCGCCAGGCGATCGGCCCTGCGGTGATGGTCAATGGCGCCAACGTTGACGACCAGGGCGACTATCGCCCCGGCATGCAGGCGGCCGCCGAGCATCAGGTGCATAGCCCGCTTGCCGCGTGCGGTTTCACCAAGGCCGATGTCCGAGCGCTGGCTGCCGCCTGGGAGTTGCCGGTCTGGGACAAGCCGGCCTCACCCTGTCTGGCCAGCCGCATTGCCTATGGGGAAGAGGTCACTCCCGAGCGGGTGGCGATGGTCGACGCGGCCGAACAGGTGTTGCGCGGACTGGGCCTGGTGGAACTGCGCGTGCGTTACCACAAGGGCGACATGGCCCGGATCGAAGCGCCGGCCGCCTCGCTGCCGTTGCTGGCGGAAGAGACGACCCGCCAGGCCCTGACGCAGCAGCTGCGTCAGATCGGGTTCCGCTTCGTCACGCTTGACCTGGAGGGCTTCCGTTCCGGCAGTCTGAACTCCCTGATTCCGGTCGAAACGCTCTATCACCCCCAAAAAATGCGGACCTGA
- a CDS encoding DUF4912 domain-containing protein yields the protein MITAATLKSYRSKDLAQMAKEEGVPGWHSMRKEQLVRALLRAEKRRTKSTAATATRSRSASASRSASTRNGAAAVASTRNGAAAVGGSRGAATRKSGSSKTTAASRTRKTTLKTSASSKAKTANGKASNGKASKKDAAISDGKIALRRIQKSADRELLRDLSTPSNRHGAAPKAVEKDRVVMMVRDSYWLHVYWEFTRQSIERAKAALAEHWHTAQPVIRLIEVEDNGATSTAERVVRDVEIHGGVNNWYVDVYNPPRTFRAAIGYLDGTGRFFQLLRSNAVTTPQPGSSSEIDQNWTDVARNYEKVYAMSGGLEEDSGDLQELFEERLRRPMGAPIVARYGVGADGVLRRGRDFNFEVDAEMIIYGQTSPDAYVTLANEPVKLRADGTFTVRLSMPDRRQVLPIVASSGDGVEQRTTVLAIERNTKVMEPKIRDPNEP from the coding sequence TTGATAACTGCTGCTACCCTTAAAAGCTATCGCTCCAAAGATCTGGCCCAAATGGCCAAGGAAGAGGGTGTTCCCGGCTGGCACTCGATGCGTAAAGAACAGTTGGTTCGCGCATTGCTCCGTGCCGAGAAACGAAGAACCAAATCCACTGCCGCCACCGCGACGCGCTCACGTTCCGCTAGCGCCTCGCGGTCCGCCAGTACCCGCAATGGGGCTGCTGCTGTCGCCAGTACCCGCAACGGCGCGGCTGCTGTCGGCGGTTCCCGTGGTGCGGCGACCCGCAAAAGCGGGTCGAGCAAAACGACCGCTGCCAGTCGGACCCGCAAGACGACGCTGAAAACTTCCGCCTCTAGTAAAGCCAAAACAGCCAATGGCAAGGCGTCGAACGGCAAGGCCTCCAAGAAGGACGCCGCGATTAGCGATGGAAAAATCGCGCTGCGGCGGATCCAGAAGTCGGCTGACCGCGAACTGCTTCGCGATTTGTCGACGCCCAGTAACCGGCACGGCGCCGCCCCCAAGGCGGTAGAGAAAGACCGCGTCGTGATGATGGTTCGTGATTCGTACTGGCTGCATGTTTACTGGGAATTCACCCGCCAGTCGATCGAACGTGCCAAAGCCGCCCTGGCGGAGCACTGGCACACGGCCCAGCCCGTCATTCGGTTGATCGAAGTCGAGGATAACGGCGCCACCAGCACGGCTGAGCGGGTTGTCCGCGATGTCGAAATCCACGGCGGCGTGAACAACTGGTACGTCGATGTTTATAATCCGCCCCGCACCTTTCGTGCGGCCATCGGTTATCTCGATGGCACCGGCCGTTTCTTTCAGCTGTTACGCAGCAACGCGGTAACCACCCCGCAGCCCGGCAGCAGCAGCGAGATCGATCAGAATTGGACCGATGTCGCCCGCAACTACGAAAAGGTCTACGCCATGAGCGGCGGCCTGGAAGAAGATAGCGGCGACCTGCAGGAGCTGTTTGAAGAACGCCTGCGTCGTCCGATGGGCGCCCCGATCGTGGCCCGATACGGCGTGGGAGCCGATGGCGTGTTACGTCGCGGCCGTGACTTCAATTTTGAAGTCGACGCCGAGATGATCATCTACGGCCAGACCTCGCCCGACGCTTATGTGACGCTGGCGAACGAGCCGGTCAAGCTGCGAGCGGACGGCACGTTTACGGTTCGTTTGAGTATGCCCGACCGCCGCCAGGTGTTGCCGATTGTCGCCAGCAGCGGCGACGGCGTCGAACAACGCACCACGGTGCTCGCCATTGAGCGGAACACCAAGGTCATGGAACCGAAGATTCGCGACCCCAACGAGCCTTAA
- a CDS encoding AtpZ/AtpI family protein has translation MAWTSRITTISMTMITPALIGYALDQWLGWLPWLTLLGAVFGMTAGMLQLLKIAASAPNQRKTPRNRDSS, from the coding sequence ATGGCTTGGACTTCGCGCATTACCACCATCTCCATGACGATGATTACCCCTGCATTAATTGGCTATGCGCTTGATCAGTGGCTGGGGTGGCTTCCCTGGCTAACGCTCCTGGGCGCAGTTTTCGGCATGACGGCCGGAATGCTGCAGCTACTGAAAATTGCCGCGTCGGCTCCCAATCAACGCAAGACACCCCGCAACCGCGATTCTTCGTAA
- the atpB gene encoding F0F1 ATP synthase subunit A, translated as MADNHDTSTHDAVAHDVHEHDTHGHDAAHGHDDHAHDPLDPGHLIGHVKDAPYFEAPRMFSKGTGHIQIPQLRDWENEAPLFTPTIGFAPIDQQIEPLDLKVTKFMLLEVIGALVISCAFIWLAQRMRKGGPPRGRLWNMLESILLFLRDEVVRPSIASHDDHGHEEHAHDHPHMHHEDDVAAFDREAILQTDVDAPASYQEHEADKYLPFLWTLFFFVLVCNLMGMFPWLGSPTGAFGVTGTLALITFITVIVAGVMKLGPVGYLGAQVPTMELPLVLAVFLKPMIFVIEIGGLLIKHFVLGVRLLANMFAGHLVLAVLVSFIAVAAPYTFIWGVAPASVLGAFALSLLELFVAFLQAYIFTFLAALFIGMAVHPH; from the coding sequence ATGGCCGACAATCACGATACTTCCACGCATGACGCCGTTGCCCATGATGTGCATGAACATGACACGCATGGTCATGATGCGGCCCATGGTCACGACGACCACGCACACGATCCGCTTGATCCGGGGCATTTGATCGGGCATGTGAAGGATGCGCCATATTTCGAGGCGCCTCGCATGTTCAGCAAGGGCACGGGCCACATCCAGATTCCGCAATTGCGGGATTGGGAAAATGAGGCTCCCTTGTTCACGCCGACCATCGGCTTTGCTCCCATTGACCAGCAGATCGAACCGCTTGACCTGAAGGTCACCAAGTTCATGCTGCTCGAGGTGATCGGCGCCTTGGTGATTTCCTGTGCGTTTATCTGGCTGGCGCAGCGGATGCGAAAAGGCGGCCCGCCCCGAGGTCGTTTATGGAACATGCTGGAATCTATCCTGCTGTTCCTGCGTGACGAAGTTGTCCGTCCTTCGATCGCCTCCCATGATGATCACGGGCATGAAGAACACGCCCACGATCATCCGCACATGCACCATGAAGACGACGTGGCCGCCTTCGATCGGGAAGCCATCCTGCAGACCGATGTCGACGCCCCGGCCAGTTACCAGGAACACGAAGCCGACAAGTATCTGCCGTTTTTGTGGACGCTGTTCTTCTTTGTGCTGGTCTGCAATCTGATGGGGATGTTCCCCTGGCTCGGTTCGCCGACGGGCGCCTTTGGGGTGACGGGAACGCTCGCGTTGATAACCTTTATTACGGTGATCGTGGCAGGCGTGATGAAGCTCGGCCCGGTCGGATACCTGGGCGCACAGGTGCCTACGATGGAACTGCCGCTGGTGCTGGCGGTGTTTCTCAAGCCGATGATCTTTGTGATCGAAATCGGCGGTCTGTTGATCAAGCACTTTGTACTGGGCGTGCGTTTACTGGCGAACATGTTCGCCGGGCACCTGGTGCTGGCGGTGCTGGTTTCCTTTATTGCAGTCGCGGCGCCTTACACCTTTATCTGGGGCGTGGCTCCGGCATCGGTGCTGGGGGCGTTTGCTTTGAGTCTTTTGGAACTTTTTGTCGCCTTTTTACAGGCGTACATTTTTACCTTTTTGGCGGCTCTCTTTATCGGCATGGCGGTGCACCCGCACTAG
- the atpE gene encoding ATP synthase F0 subunit C has translation MSYHTGGLSLNQLKGLSEENFTVAKWTKILVLVCLVLFVCAAPAMAQTGDVAEANHGFNIYLGTALGAGLIIIGAAMGIGKIGTAAVESMARQPEVAGNIQTAMIIAAALIEGATFFALIVLIIT, from the coding sequence ATGTCGTACCATACCGGCGGTCTTTCGCTGAATCAGTTAAAAGGTCTTTCCGAGGAGAATTTTACAGTGGCTAAGTGGACAAAAATTTTGGTGTTGGTCTGTCTCGTTCTGTTCGTCTGCGCCGCTCCGGCAATGGCTCAAACAGGCGATGTTGCCGAAGCGAACCATGGCTTCAACATTTACCTGGGCACGGCGCTTGGCGCCGGTTTGATCATCATCGGCGCCGCGATGGGCATCGGTAAGATCGGCACCGCGGCGGTGGAGAGCATGGCTCGCCAGCCCGAAGTGGCCGGCAACATTCAAACGGCGATGATTATCGCGGCCGCCCTCATCGAAGGCGCCACGTTCTTTGCGTTGATTGTGCTCATCATCACCTGA
- the atpF gene encoding F0F1 ATP synthase subunit B gives MMRTTLYSAIAMLLFANMGIPMLAPGVSLAFAAQVEADTPDPAEKPADDAATPAADPSHDAPAAEAPHEDAAGEDAAAAAAAAKEVTQKSPLAFDPDLAIVTLIIFLLLVVFLGKFAWGPIMTALDQREKSVADQLDQARRSADKADQTLKEYQAKLAAALEEAKQIGANARKDAEIVREKLLAEAQEAAARERQRAIEDIRLAKESALQELAQKSVDQAVALAGGIIRRELKAGDHSQLIREALEQFPSKN, from the coding sequence ATGATGCGTACAACCCTTTATAGTGCGATCGCGATGCTGCTGTTCGCCAACATGGGCATTCCCATGCTGGCGCCCGGCGTATCGTTGGCGTTCGCCGCCCAGGTCGAGGCCGATACGCCTGACCCGGCGGAGAAGCCCGCCGACGACGCGGCGACGCCCGCTGCAGATCCGTCTCACGACGCACCTGCTGCAGAAGCGCCCCACGAAGATGCGGCGGGTGAAGATGCTGCGGCGGCGGCTGCGGCCGCTAAAGAGGTCACTCAGAAGAGTCCCCTGGCGTTCGATCCCGACCTGGCGATTGTGACGCTGATCATCTTCTTGCTGTTAGTGGTGTTCCTGGGCAAGTTTGCCTGGGGTCCCATTATGACCGCTTTGGATCAACGTGAGAAATCGGTAGCGGATCAGCTGGACCAGGCGCGTCGCAGCGCCGACAAGGCTGATCAAACACTCAAAGAGTACCAGGCGAAACTGGCTGCCGCGCTGGAAGAAGCGAAGCAGATCGGGGCCAACGCTCGGAAGGACGCGGAAATTGTGCGTGAGAAGTTGCTGGCCGAAGCCCAGGAGGCGGCGGCCCGCGAACGTCAGCGCGCGATTGAAGATATTCGCCTGGCGAAAGAATCTGCGTTGCAAGAGCTTGCCCAGAAATCGGTGGATCAGGCCGTGGCTTTGGCCGGCGGTATAATTCGCCGGGAACTCAAGGCAGGCGACCACTCGCAGTTGATTCGCGAAGCGCTCGAACAGTTCCCCAGCAAAAATTAG
- the atpH gene encoding ATP synthase F1 subunit delta: MADNSQSSEGFQSGAEAVGAVYAKALLGAATNAGCRGVVLEELASLVDDVLVPLPQFAATLASPLVPHETKVQMLEKSFGGKMNATLLTFLKVVSQHGRLGFLKAMRREAVRLDNEECGRVEAQVVTAEPMTPELLDQVRTQLAAKLGREVVLNAKVDPQVLGGLVIRVGDTVYDGSLANQLQRVRRETLEQAALEIRQSISRFATEESTAS, encoded by the coding sequence ATGGCCGACAATTCGCAATCCAGCGAAGGTTTTCAATCGGGAGCAGAAGCAGTTGGCGCCGTGTACGCCAAGGCTCTGCTCGGCGCCGCCACGAACGCCGGCTGTCGCGGGGTTGTGCTCGAAGAGCTCGCCTCGCTGGTCGACGACGTGCTGGTTCCGCTGCCCCAGTTCGCGGCCACTTTGGCCTCGCCCTTGGTGCCGCACGAGACCAAAGTGCAGATGCTGGAGAAGTCTTTCGGCGGCAAAATGAATGCGACCCTGCTGACCTTTCTGAAGGTAGTGTCGCAGCATGGCCGCCTGGGATTTTTGAAAGCGATGCGACGGGAAGCCGTCCGGCTGGATAACGAAGAATGCGGCCGCGTCGAAGCCCAGGTGGTAACGGCCGAACCCATGACGCCGGAACTGCTTGATCAGGTTCGCACGCAACTGGCGGCCAAACTGGGTCGCGAGGTCGTGCTGAACGCCAAAGTAGATCCCCAGGTGCTGGGAGGCCTTGTCATCCGTGTCGGCGATACGGTGTATGATGGCAGTCTGGCCAACCAGCTCCAGCGCGTTCGCCGGGAAACGCTGGAGCAGGCCGCCCTGGAAATTCGCCAGAGCATCTCCCGTTTTGCCACGGAAGAGTCGACGGCCAGCTAG
- the atpA gene encoding F0F1 ATP synthase subunit alpha, with protein sequence MKFNASEISSIIQQEIEQFETQIDVREVGTVLEVGDGIARVYGLSNVMAGEMVEFPGGVIGLAFNLEENSVGIIILGDYLKIAEGDEVRSLGTLLSVPVGEAVIGRVLDPLGNPLDGRGPVNTTESRPVEVLAPGVSERQPVHEPLQTGLKAIDAMTPVGRGQRELIIGDRKTGKTAVAIDAIINQRNSGVKCFYVAIGQKASSIAGTIAQLREHGAMDYTTVIIAAADAPAPLQYVAPYAGTAMAEYFMHKGEHALIVYDDLSKQAVAYRQLSLLMRRPPGREAFPGDVFYCHSRLLERAAKMSAELGGGSITALPIIETLEGEVSAYIPTNVISITDGQIYLQPDLFFSGVRPAMNAGISVSRVGGAAQVKAMKNVAGGLRLDLASFRELEAFAQLGTDLDPVTQARLDRGYRMVEILKQAQYSPLNVVDQILIIFAANEGYLDKVPVTEVRQWEKDFVEFMHDRKADVWKLLDETKDQGDTLKKADNATTKAVVAALDEFAGSRKPAAAV encoded by the coding sequence ATGAAATTCAACGCGAGTGAGATCTCCTCGATCATTCAGCAAGAGATCGAGCAGTTTGAAACCCAGATCGACGTACGTGAGGTCGGCACAGTGCTGGAAGTGGGCGACGGTATCGCTCGCGTCTATGGCCTGTCGAACGTCATGGCGGGCGAAATGGTCGAGTTCCCCGGCGGTGTCATCGGCCTGGCGTTTAACCTGGAAGAGAACAGCGTCGGTATCATTATTCTCGGCGACTATCTCAAAATTGCCGAAGGCGACGAAGTGCGTTCGCTGGGCACGCTGCTGTCGGTGCCGGTAGGCGAAGCAGTCATCGGCCGCGTGCTCGATCCGCTGGGCAACCCGCTCGACGGTCGCGGACCGGTCAACACGACCGAAAGCCGCCCCGTCGAAGTGCTCGCTCCCGGCGTGTCGGAACGCCAGCCTGTGCACGAGCCGCTGCAGACCGGTCTCAAGGCGATCGACGCCATGACGCCCGTCGGTCGCGGCCAGCGCGAACTGATCATTGGCGACCGCAAAACGGGCAAAACGGCCGTTGCGATCGACGCCATCATCAACCAGCGCAACTCGGGCGTAAAATGCTTCTATGTGGCGATCGGCCAGAAAGCCAGCTCGATCGCCGGCACCATCGCCCAGCTGCGTGAACATGGGGCGATGGATTACACCACCGTCATCATCGCCGCCGCCGACGCTCCCGCCCCGCTGCAGTATGTGGCCCCCTATGCGGGCACGGCCATGGCCGAGTACTTCATGCACAAGGGCGAACACGCCCTGATCGTTTATGACGATCTTTCGAAACAGGCGGTCGCCTATCGCCAGCTGTCGCTGCTGATGCGGCGTCCTCCGGGTCGCGAAGCGTTCCCTGGCGACGTGTTCTATTGCCATAGCCGCCTGCTCGAACGTGCAGCCAAAATGAGCGCTGAACTCGGCGGCGGTTCGATTACCGCCCTGCCGATTATTGAAACGCTCGAAGGCGAAGTGTCCGCTTATATTCCGACCAACGTGATTTCGATCACCGACGGCCAGATCTACCTGCAGCCTGACTTGTTCTTCTCGGGTGTTCGCCCCGCTATGAACGCCGGTATTTCGGTTTCCCGCGTAGGCGGCGCCGCCCAGGTGAAAGCGATGAAGAACGTGGCCGGCGGCCTGCGACTGGACCTGGCGTCGTTCCGGGAACTGGAAGCGTTCGCCCAGCTGGGAACGGACCTGGACCCGGTTACCCAGGCGCGACTGGATCGCGGTTACCGCATGGTCGAGATTCTCAAACAGGCCCAGTATTCGCCGCTGAACGTGGTCGATCAGATCCTGATCATTTTCGCGGCCAACGAAGGCTACCTGGATAAAGTGCCCGTTACCGAAGTCCGGCAATGGGAGAAGGACTTCGTCGAGTTCATGCACGACCGCAAGGCCGACGTATGGAAGCTGCTTGACGAAACAAAGGACCAGGGCGATACGCTCAAGAAGGCCGATAACGCCACCACCAAAGCGGTGGTCGCCGCCCTCGACGAATTCGCTGGCAGCCGCAAACCGGCAGCCGCCGTTTAA